The Clarias gariepinus isolate MV-2021 ecotype Netherlands chromosome 4, CGAR_prim_01v2, whole genome shotgun sequence genome window below encodes:
- the ibtk gene encoding inhibitor of Bruton tyrosine kinase, producing MSLVTPDCTPKCHSPRHAEVIVAALTSGSEGQLKTFLSSYCHNAATLKDEFGRTALHLSASLGKRALLEWLLDSKSAELLLKDKESGWTALHRSIFYGHVHCLMALVKRGGSLSILDKEGLSVLDLTMKDRPAHVVFQSSDPTEVYTWGNNTNFSLGHGNQESRHNPEIVDLFARTGVYIKQVVVCKFHSVFLSQKGQVYTCGHGQGGRLGHGDEQTYLVPRMVEGLVSHHCSQVAAARDHTVVLTEEGYVYTFGLNTYHQLGLTPPAASQVPKQVTSKCLKGKNVVGVAAGRFHTVLWTRDAVYTVGLNGGQLGYLLDPNGEKCVTVPRQVSALHHKDATIAMVAASNGATVCLSEKGDIYLLTEYQCKKLASKQLNIKKVLVTGGTLDHRVDPHLLNESGGEKISILALDEIGRVFCWRAVGTSLRQCRWAYGRQVFMSDIAIGKNKMMFITQDGEGFSGQWLGEYKKGMDKKEVCAHSDSGSLYERIRLERLPYIHRAVSITMDSKGRNYGVLQSDPKTSMYEVPNVSASLFTRHFQQLMVEADETDSIHDVTLQAGDRVFPAHKYILSMRSEFFRKQLLPEAGQRDEDGGEVRRSMDAVGCDLLVLEMISPDLLEQALHFIYTDSCEMLVHGARPTISSLSHGPGQKQEQQQIICNLQDLNVSGRSALEIYRSLPASVHGQEEKPKSKSAKSGKKDKSGSANETIHNPVKMLQGLAKKLGLGSLSARLDGVKYENGQINVLQKKSGNRPKFCLKKCPYLCDVTLRSEDGKEFPCHKCILCARLEYFNSMLGNPWIESTSCTGLEMPTSAKVLQVILEYIYTDDSPTIRESLSVEFACSVLVVADQLLITRLKEICEVAITENLTLKNAGELLEFAVMYNAEQLKLSCLQFIGLNMASLLELKALEILSDDVLLELSESYRKMIPAMQRRHITPYLSAPDLSAYEDMSLDSTTSCKTSPEQEHSYNDGLMKKTKVKSKKKPRRRLDSSGGYNLSDIIQSSPTEVIQSPPSVGLVDSRKACSVESLHELITSDSEGSYIGVGSPRDLQSPVFQDRPYVQEKSEHVACKTPPSTPNWKKGSLPVKCSSPAPIPRAKASPSCPAPVLDLRAIMEMEANSLNLGATPKSPGFSGNSSKPSIIPTKLSQKQRKMMAMATRESSVDGSSAKSPPGVALVKPAKGWATAVQSPPSSLSFRDLLMEEEQRDKSSATLAVGTGSPASTFGTATCAKKVTFKSADPGSAGKPAGPWVLGQVGSPLAATAITFASIVEEEKQQEAALIRSREKPLAQIQIEERAIQDLLVHYSALNNPDELIIVERSAQGPIATPTWNKHSN from the exons ATGAGTTTGGTAACTCCAGACTGCACACCAAAATGCCATTCACCACGTCATGCCGAGGTGATAGTGGCTGCTCTGACCAGTGGCTCAGAAGGACAGCTAAAGACCTTCCTGTCATCTTACTGCCATAATGCTGCCACTCTGAAGGATGAGTTTGGCCGCACAGCACTCCATCTCTCTGCTTCCCTGGGAAAACGGGCCTTGCTTGAATGGCTTCTGGACAGCAAGAGTGCTGAGCTGTTGTTGAAGGATAAGGAGTCAGGCTGGACGGCTCTTCATCGCAGTATTTTCTATGGACATGTTCACTGTCTTATGGCCCTCGTCAAG CGTGGTGGTTCACTCTCCATTCTGGATAAGGAGGGACTCTCCGTTTTGGATCTAACCATGAAGGACCGCCCAGCTCATGTTGTGTTTCAGAGTAGTG ATCCCACTGAGGTGTACACCTGGGGTAACAATACTAACTTCAGCCTTGGACATGGAAACCAGGAGAGCAGACACAATCCTGAGATTGTGGACCTGTTTGCACGAACTGGAGTTTATATTAAGCAG gtgGTTGTGTGCAAGTTccactctgtctttctttcccaGAAGGGTCAAGTTTACACTTGCGGTCATGGACAGGGAGGACGTCTTGGACATGGGGATGAACAGACGTACTTG GTTCCCCGTATGGTGGAGGGACTGGTCTCCCATCACTGCTCGCAGGTTGCTGCAGCAAGAGATCACACAGTGGTTCTGACTGAGGAGGGTTATGTTTATACTTTTGGTCTCAACACCTACCACCAGCTGGGCCTGACACCTCCGGCTGCCAGCCAAGTGCCCAAACAG GTGACATCTAAGTGTTTGAAAGGAAAGAATGTGGTTGGTGTTGCTGCTGGAAGGTTTCACACAGTTCTGTGGACGAGAGATGCAGTCTACACTGTGGGACTGAATGGAGGACAGCTGG GCTACCTGCTTGACCCAAATGGGGAGAAGTGTGTGACTGTGCCTCGGCAGGTATCTGCTCTACACCACAAGGATGCTACCATCGCCATGGTTGCAGCCAGTAACGGGGCTACTGTGTGTTTATCTGAAAAAGGGGATATCTATTTGCTTACTGAATACCAGTGCAAGAAGTTGGCCTCTAA GCAGCTAAACATCAAGAAGGTTCTTGTAACTGGTGGCACTTTGGACCATCGGGTAGACCCCCACCTCCTAAACGAGAGTGGTGGAGAAAAGATATCCATCTTGGCCCTGGATGAGATCGGCAgg GTGTTCTGTTGGCGCGCTGTGGGTACTTCTTTAAGACAGTGCAGGTGGGCCTATGGGCGACAAGTTTTCATGTCGGACATCGCCATTGGCAAGAACAAAATGATGTTCATAACGCAGGATGGAGAGGGCTTTAGTGGCCAGTGGCTTGGTGAATACAAGAAGGGTATggataaaaaag AGGTGTGCGCTCATTCTGACAGTGGAAGTCTGTATGAGCGGATTCGACTGGAAAGGTTACCCTACATTCATCGAGCTGTTAGCATTACTATGGACTCTAAGGGCCGGAACTATGGGGTGCTCCAGTCTGATCCCAAAACCAG CATGTATGAAGTCCCTAATGTTTCAGCCTCCTTATTCACCCGGCACTTCCAGCAGCTCATGGTTGAAGCTGATGAGACAGACAGCATTCATGATGTCACCCTTCAGGCTGGTGATCGTGTCTTTCCAGCTCACAAGTACATTCTGTCTATGCGTTCCGAGTTTTTTCGCAAGCAACTCCTGCCAGAGGCTGGCCAGCGAGATGAGGATGGTGGGGAGGTGAGGAGAAGCATGGACGCTGTGGGCTGTGACCTTCTGGTGCTGGAAATGATCTCACCTGATTTGCTAGAGCAAGCATTGCATTTCATCTATACAGACTCGTGTGAGATGCTGGTGCATGGTGCAAGGCCAACAATCTCAAGCCTTAGCCATGGCCCTGGGCAGAAGCAGGAGCAGCAGCAGATAATCTGTAACCTGCAGGATCTGAATGTCAGTGGACGCTCTGCTCTGGAAATCTACCGATCCCTGCCTGCCTCAGTTCACGGCCAGGAAGAAAAGCCAAAGAGCAAAAGTGCCAAATCGGGGAAGAAGGACAAAAGTGGCAGTGCTAATGAAACTATCCACAATCCTGTGAAAATGCTGCAAGGATTAGCCAAGAAACTGGGTTTGGGTAGTCTCTCTGCAAG GCTCGATGGAGTAAAGTATGAAAATGGGCAAATCAATGTGTTGCAAAAGAAGAGTGGCAACAGACCAAAATTCTGCCTAAAGAAATG CCCCTACCTCTGTGACGTCACCTTGAGGTCTGAGGATGGGAAGGAGTTCCCCTGTCACAAATGCATTCTGTGTGCCCGACTGG AGTATTTTAACAGTATGTTGGGAAATCCCTGGATTGAG TCTACTAGCTGTACTGGACTAGAGATGCCAACCAGTGCCAAGGTCTTGCAGGTCATACTGGAGTACATCTACACAGACGATTCTCCCACTATCAGAG agtctctgagtgtggagtttgcatgcagTGTCCTGGTAGTGGCTGATCAGCTGCTCATCACTCGGTTGAAGGAGATATGTGAAGTGGCCATTACTGAAAAcc TTACTctgaagaatgctggagagctACTGGAGTTTGCTGTAATGTACAATGCTGAGCAGCTTAAACTCTCCTGCCTTCAGTTTATTGGTCTCAACATGGCTTCCTTGCTGGAGTTAAA GGCCCTGGAGATCTTGAGTGATGATGTGTTATTGGAGCTGTCTGAATCATATAGGAAAATG ATTCCAGCCATGCAGAGACGACATATCACGCCCTACCTCAGTGCCCCTGATCTGAGTGCCTATGAAGACATGAGCCTCGATTCGACCACCAGCTGTAAAACCAGCCCTGAACAGGAGCATTCATACAA TGATGGTCTGATGAAGAAAACTAAGGTCAAGTCTAAGAAGAAACCACGTCGCCGCTTGGATAGCTCAGGAGGATACAACCTATCAGATATCATCCAGAGTTCACCCACTGAAGTCATTCAGAGTCCACCCTCTGTTG GTTTGGTAGACTCCAGGAAAGCTTGCTCAGTGGAATCTCTGCACGAGCTGATCACATCTGATTCTGAGGGCAGTTATATTGGAGTGGGCAGCCCTCGAGACCTTCAGTCACCAGTCTTTCAGGACAGACCCTATGTTCAG GAAAAGTCAGAGCATGTTGCCTGCAAGACCCCTCCCAGCACTCCAAACTGGAAGAAAGGATCTTTGCCAGTTAAGTGCTCCTCTCCTGCACCCATCCCAAGGGCTAAAGCAAG tCCATCTTGCCCGGCACCTGTTCTGGATCTCAGGGCCATTATGGAGATGGAGGCCAACTCGCTGAACCTTGGAGCCACTCCAAAAAGCCCTGGCTT CTCTGGAAACAGCAGTAAACCTTCGATCATCCCCACTAAATTGTCTCAGAAGCAGAGGAAGATGATGGCTATGGCTACAAGAGAGTCCAGTGTTGATGGATCATCTGCCAAGTCTCCCCCTGGAGTTGCTTTAGTTAAGCCTGCAAAGGGCTG GGCAACAGCGGTACAGTCCCCTCCTTCATCACTGTCTTTTCGAGATTTGTTAATGGAGGAGGAGCAGCGTGATAAATCATCTGCAACTCTTGCAGTGGGTACCGGGAGTCCGGCGAGTACTTTTGGCACAGCCACTTGTGCCAAAAAAGTGACCTTTAAGTCTGCTGATCCTGGCAGTGCTGGCAAACCTGCAGG